The DNA sequence GCCGTCGCGCGCCAGGACGCGGCCCTGGCCCGAGCCGTCCTCGCCCGCGACGAGCCGGATCAGCCCGGCGCCGAGCGGCCGGTTCAACGTCGTCACGACCAGACCGCCCGGTTTCGTCTGCGCCAGCCACGGGAGCGGGATCGAGGACACCGACGCCGTGCACAGCACGCGGTCGAAGAGCGTGCCGGCCGGGAAGCCGAGCGCGCCGTCGCCGACCGCGCACGCCGGGTGGTAGCCCGCCGCGGCCAGGTGCTCGCGCGCCGCCGCGACGATCACCGGGTCGATGTCCACTGTGGACACCTGGCCGGCGCCGCAGCGGTGGCTCAGCAGGGCCGCGTTGTAGCCGGTCCCGGTGCCGATCTCGAGCACGCGGTCGCCGTCCCGCACCCGCAGCTCCTCCAGCATGATCGCCATGATCGACGGCATGCTCGACGAGCTCGTCGGGGTGCCCGCCACCGGGCCGTCGCGGCGGGCGCGGGCCCAGCGATCGGGGTCGTCGTCCAGCTGCGTCACCAGTACGTCGCGCGAGTAGGCGGCCTCCAGCCAGCCCGGGTCGGTGTGGTCGACCGCCGCCCACAGGCCGCCCGCCGGCGCGAAGAAGCGGGGCAGGAAGACGTGGCGGGGGACGGCCCGGAAGGCGGCGATCCACTCCGGGGCGTGCAGGACGTCCTCGTCGAGCAGGTGCTCGACGAGGCGTCGCCGCAGCCGGGCCGAGCGCGTCATGCGACCACGTTAGCGGTGCGCGTCACACCCGATGGTTGCAAGCAGAGTGCTTGCAATAGCTAGCACCGGCGCGTACCGTCGAAGGTGTCGCGAGGAGGTGACCGGATGGCAGAAACCGGTGGGACCCAGCCAGGATCCGGCGGTCCCATGGAGAAGGTCGCGGACATCGCTTCCGACATAGGCGAGTACATCCGCCAGCAGCGCAACACCGCGAAGATTTCGTTGCGCCAGCTGTCGAAGCTCGCCGGCGTGTCCAACCCGTACCTGAGTCAGATCGAGCGCGGGGTCCGCAAACCCAGCGCGGAGATCCTGCAGCAGATCGCCAAGGGCCTGCGCATTTCGGCGGAAGCGCTGTACGTGCAGGCCGGGATCCTCGATCTGCCGACGGGTGGTCCGGTGGGCGACGCGATTCGCGCCGACGCCGAGCTGACCGAACGGCAGAAGCAGGTCCTGCTCGACGTCTACGAGTCCTTCCGCCGGGAGAACGCCGCGGCACGGCCGGCCGCCGAGCCGTCTCCCACCGCAGACACCCCAGACACCGCACCAGCCGCAGACACCAAGGAGTCAGCATGACCACCCCCAAGACCGAAGACGTCAAGAAGGCCGTCAACACCGCCCTCGACCAGGTCCGCACCCCGCTGCTCGCCGCGCTCGGCGCCGGCAACCTGGCCACGCACGCCGTCACCGACGCCGTCGCGAAGGCCAAGGAGAACGTGACCAAGGGCAGCGAGACCGCCCGCAAGAACCTGCAGGAGCTGCCGACCGACGTCGAGAGCCTCCGCGAGAAGCTGGACCCGGCCGAGCTGCGCAAGGTCATCGACGAGTACACCGAGGCCGCGCTCAAGCTGTACAACAAGCTGGCCGAGTCGGGCGAGCAGGCGTGGGACAAGTTCGCCGCGCAGCCGCAGGTCAAGAAGGCCATCGAGCAGCTCGAGGAGGCCGTGGCCACCGCGCAGGGCCAGGTCGAGGGCGTCACCAGCGAGGTCCGCGAGCGCGTCGACGGCGTGCTGGGCACCTTCACCAAGCGCACCCGCTCGGTGGGCGAGAAGACCGCCCGCAAGGTGACCGAGGTCGCCGGCGAGGCCGCCGACGCCATCGAGGAGCTGGGTGACGACGTCGCCCACGAGACCCGTTCGGCCAGCCGCAAGGTGGCGAACAAGACCGCTCCGAAGACGGCCGCCCCGGCCCGCCGCACCACCACCGGCACCACCACGAGCGCCGCCGCGAAGAAGCCGGCCGCGCCGAAGACCGACAAGTAACCGATCCGCGCGAGGCGACCGGTTCCGCTGTGACTGCCGCCGGATCGGTTGCCGACGGCCCGGCAACGCGGTCGTGAACACCCGGCCCCGCCCCCGTACCCCGGTGGCGGGGCCGGGGTCGTTCGGGCGGTTTGCCGTAAGCTGTGGCTGTGCTAGTCGCCATCTGGATCCTCCAAGTCGTCCACTGGGGCAGCGCGCTGGTCGGCCTCTTCGCCTTCGTGCACGCGCTGCTGCAACGTGCCGACGCGTACTCCGCGGCCGACCGCAAGACCAAGCCGATCTGGATGCTGATCACGGGCGCCGCGACGCTCGCCATGGCGCTGTTCGACGTGATGGGCCCGGGCATGATCTTCTGGGTGCCCGCGATGGCCGCCGTCCTGGTCTACATCGTGGACGTCCGCCCCAAGCTGATCGAGGTCCAGCGCGGCGGCTCGAGCTGGTAGCTACGCTGGCGGGGTGACCTGGACGATCGCCGGGAGCCTCACCGTCGTTCCCGCACCCACCCGCACCGACCTGCTCGCCGAGCCCGTGGCCAAAGCGCTGGCCGCGCTGGCCGACCCGGACGCCGTCGGCGTCGCGGAGATCGACCCGTCGCTGGCCGACACCGCCGCGTTCTGCGAGGCCTACGGCTCGCCGCTCGAGGCGTCCGCGAACTGCGTCGTCGTCGCCGGCAAGCGGGCGGGCGAAGTCCGCTTCGCGGCCGCGCTCGTGCTCGCGACGACCCGCGCCGACGTCAACGGCGTGATCAAGCGCCGCCTCGACGTCCGCAAGGCGTCGTTCGCGCCGATGGACGAAGCCGTCGACCTGACCGGGATGGAGTACGGCGGCATCACGCCCGTCGGCCTGCCCGCCGAGTGGCCCGTCCTGCTCGACAAGCGCGTCGCGGACGCGCCCGAGCTGGTCATCGGCAGCGGGATCCGCGGCAGCAAGCTGCTGATCTCCGGCGCCGCGCTGGCCGCGCTGCCCGGGGCCGAGGTCATCGAGGACCTCGCCCGGTGACGTCCGTCTGGCTCCGGTACCTGACCGGTGCCGACATCGACTCGCTCGGCATCACCGACGCGGACATCGTCGGCGCGGTCGAGGCCGTGCTCGCCGACCACGGCCGCGGCCAGGTCGTCTTCGAGCCGCGCACGCACCTCGTGCCGGACAACGGCGGCAAGGGCCACTTCAACATCCTCCGCGGCCACCTGTCGTCGAAGCAGGTCAGCGGCGTGAAGGTCGTCGGTGACTTCGTGGGGAACTTCGAACGGGGCCTCCCTTCCGAAATGGCGTTGATCCTGCTGCTGGACCCGGACACGGGCATGCCGCGGGCCATCGTCGACGGCACGATGATCACCGAAGCCCGCACCGGCGCGATGACCGCCGTCGGTGCGAAGTACCTGGCGCGCCCGGGTTCCCGGGTGCTCGGGCACATCGGCGCCCGCGGTACCGCCTGGTGGAACGTCGTGCTCCTCGACTCGCTGTTCGACTTCGCCGAGATCCGCGTGACCAGCAAGCGCCCGGAGTCCCGTGAGGACTTCGGCCGCCGGCTGTCCGAACGGCTCGGCAAGGACGTCCGCGTCTGCGCCACGGCCGAGGAGACCCTGGACGGCGCGGACATCCAGGTCGAGGCCTCCCGGCTGGTCGAACCCGAAGCGCTGGTGCGCCGCGAGTTCCTCCGGCCGGGCACCTTCCTGGTGCCCTACGGCACGATCAGCGCGCTGGAGCTCACGCTGCTCGACGACATCGACAAGGTCGTGGTCGACGACTGGCGCGAATCGCGGTCCGGCAACCCGCGGTTCGGCGCCCTGCGCCCGCAGCTCAACGCCGGCCTGCTCACCGCGGACGGGGTCCACGCCGAGATCGGCGACGTCGTGGCCGGGAAGAAGCCGGGCCGCGAGCACGACGCCGAACGGATCCTGTTCTGGCACCGCGGACTGTCCACAACGGACGTCGCGGTGGCGGACATGATCCTCACCCGTGCCGAGGCTTCCGGCGTCGGCACCATGCTGCCGTACCGATGATCGTCACCGACAGCGGTTTCGCCGACGGTGAACGGTTGGTTCTGGACAAACCGCTGGTGGAAGAGCTGCGACGGCGCCGGGACGAGGTCTTGACGGCGCTCGACGGCGACGTCCCGGTCTACGGCGTCAACACCGGGATGGGCCGCTTGGCGGGGGTCGCGCTCGACGCGCGGCAGCAGGCCGAGCACCAGCGGAACCTGCTGATCGGCCGGGCGGTCGGCGGGCCGCCGTGGCTGCCGCCCGCGGACGTGCGCGCGCTGCTCGTGGTGCGGCTGCGGGACTTCCTGCAGCCGTGGTCGGGGGTGAGCGCGGAGCTGGTGCAGTTCCTCGTGGACCGGCTCAACGACGGGTTCACGCCCGCCGTCCCGCGGTCCGGGCTCGGCAGTTCGGGCGAGATCATCCCGCTGGCGCACGCCTTCCAGACGTTCCTCGGCATCGGCACGGTCCTGGAGGACGGCGCCGAGGTCCCGGCCGCGGCCGCGCTCGCTTCGCGGGGCGCGGCGCCGTACGTGCTCGGGCCGAAGGAAGGTGCTTCGCTGCTTCAGGGTTCTCCGCTGGCGGTGGTGCACGCGCAGCGCGGCTGGACCGACGCGCGGCAGCTCATCCGCCTGCAGACGCTCACCGAAGCGATGGCGATCGACGTCCTCGGCGCCCCGCGCGAGGTGTTCTCCCCGGTCATGGCGGGCGGCGACGACCACCTGCGGTCCGTGCTGGTTTCCCTGGGCGGCCTGGCCGGCCCGGGCCCGGTGCGGGCGGGGGTGGTGCAGGCGCCGCTGTCGGTGCGGGTCGCGCCGCGGGCGCTGGCCCACGCTTCGCGCGTCAACGCGGACCTGGAGTCGGCTTTGCTGCGCTGGCGGACGATGCCCGGCGATTCCCCGTCGTTCGTCGACGGCGCGTTCCTCCCCGGCACCGGCTACCACGCGGTGGACCTGGGCCTCCGCATGGACGCGGTGACGGCGGCACTCGTTCACCTCGGCGAGGTTTCGGTGCAGCGCCAGCACCGGTTGCTGGACGAGCGGTTCAGCGGGTTGCCGGCGCAGCTGACCCGGGACCCGGGACCGCAGGCGGGGTTGGTGCCGCTGCACAAGCGAGCGGCCGGCGAGCTGCACGGCCTGAGGCGGCTGGCTTCGCCGGCGACGCTCGGTTCTGTGGACACGTCGGCCGGGCAGGAGGACGTCCAGGCGTTCGCGTGGGCGGCGGGCGAGCAACTGCGGTCGGCGGCCGCGCACCTCTACGCGATCACGGCTTGTGAGCTGGTCACGGCGTCTCAGGCGCGGTGGCTGGCGACCGACGGGGTGCCGGGGCTCGCCGAGGCCTACGAGTGGGTGCGGTCGGTGGTGCCGGTGGTCGAGGAGGATCGGGCGCTGGGCCCGGAAGTGCGGCGGTTGATCGAGGAACTGCCGGACGCGCTGGGGTGACCCTCGGGCCCGGCCGGGTTCACGCCTCGGGGAGAGCCGCGACGTAGGCGGTGGCGAAGCCGCGGACCGTGCTTTCCGGCACGGCGCCCGCGAGCGCCGCGACGGCCAGCCTGACGCCGGGCGCGTCCCGGCCGCCGAACTGTTCGCGCAGGTAAGCCAATCCGGCAGCCGTGACCGCGCCGACCCGGTCGTCGGCCAGCAGTTGTTCGAAGCGGAGTGCCACATCGGACGGGCGGGTGCCTGCCATGAGCCGGTAGACGTCGCCCGCGTCCTTGGCGTGCAGGCGACCGGGGTTCGTCGCGCTGTCGGCGAGCCGGTCGTGGAGCTTGTGGCTCTTCGCCACGAACAGCGCCGCGGGTCCCGCGACGTGCACGGCGACTTCGCGGTCGTCCGTCTCCTCCAGCGCGGTGATGACCATGAGCCGCCGATCGACGACGGCGGTTTCCAGCCCGGGTACCGCCCGGGCGGCCATCTTGTCGTGCGGATCGATGTGGACACTGCGCCGACCGGTCTCGGCGAGCGTCGTACCGATGAGCAGGTCCAGCTCCACCGGCACGCTCTTCCCGGCTATCTCCCGGTAGGTGGACCAAAGACCGGCGTGGTGGCAGTTCAGCCGTTCGAAACCGGCTTCGAGCAGCGCTTTTTGGCTCAGTGGCTCGTCGGCGAGCAGCGCCGGGTCCAACCCGAGGTCGCCGTCGGAGGTGTAGGCGCCCACGCTGATCGGCACGTCCGCGGTGAGGAGGTGAACAGCCTGCGCCCCGACCACCGTGACGGCGTCGCGGTGTGCCTCGAGGGCGATCAGCCCGTCGAGCAGTACCCGCCGGGCGACGGGCGCCACCTCGTCGATGCTGACGCCGTCGGGAACCTCCGACAACTGAAGTCTCACATTCGTTTCGGAGTGGGGAGATCCGCGTGGCTACGCGAGAGAACCCTTGTGCCACGGCAGCCGCCAGGAGCCGGTGTCGGCGGCCAGGGACTTCAGGACGGCTTCGGCCTCGGCGGGCATCCGCCCGGGGCCTCCCAACCCGTCGATCACCAGCTGGGTCGGGGCGACGTGGGGAACGCCGTCGACCAGCCGGGCCCGGCTGAACACGATGTCGTCGTGAGCGCGCAGGAACAGCACGTCCGCGTCGCCTTCCGCCCGCAGCAGCCCGAGCTTCCCGGCCCAGGCGTCCGGCGCGTGCGGTCCGGCGTCGACGTAGAACATCAGTTGCCCGCCGGTGGTCGAGGGGGCGATCGCACGGGCGGCGAACGGACCGGTGACGGCGATGCCGGAAGTCCGGGGTCCCAGCTCGCGCAGGGCTCGCAGCACGGCCTCCGGCCCGGTGGGGGAAACCATGCCGACGAACGGGTTGTGCCGGAGCAGGCTGTACGTTTCGGCGCGAGCGCGGAGGAGTCCTTCCCAATCGGTCCGCACGATCGTGCGCCCGTCGCGGCCGATCAGCAGCTGATCCTCCAGCTGTCCCAGCAGCCGCGACACCCAAGGCAGGCTGGCTCCGGTCTCCTCCGCGATTTCCGTTGCCCGGTAGGGCGGCTCGAAATCGGTGAGGAACCGGACGATCCGGCCGGCGCGAGGCCCAGCGAGGGTCACAGTCTTCACACCCGCGGCGCTCTGCCGGGGCGCCTTGGCCGCGCCTCGGGTGAAGATCCTGATGGACGGCACGCTCACCGACCAGTCGACGTTGCCGGTCAGATCGAGGTAGCCGGCTCCTCGCGCGCGCAGCTCGTCCTGCGTGCGCGGGGAAAGCCAAGGCGCCACGACGAGAAGGTTGGGCGGGCTGCTCGTCTGGCCGAGGATCTCCTGGATGAGGCCGACATCCCGCTGCGCCGATCTCGGTGTCATGCTTCGGTGCGCGGACACCAGGACCTCGGTGAGGCGGTCGCGGTCGGGTGGGGTGATCGTCAGGCGGGCGTCGAAGAAGGAGCGTTGTGACCCGGCCCCGGGCGCTGTGGTTTCGGCGACCTGCCAGTCGTCGCCCAAGAGCGATCGCAGAGCCCGCACGGCCTGTTCGACCAGGTCGTTCTCGCTGCCGTCCCACTCGTTCACCAGGTGAGTGTGGCACGCGGGCGAGTGGGTGACCAATAAAACTTGCCCGATATGGAAAACTTTACCCGTTCGGTAAAGTGGACACCACGGGTAAAGTTGCTCGAAAGAGTTACTTGCCTGGTTCGGGCAAGTAGCTGCTTCGCGCAACTTCGTGGGCGGAATCCGCCTTCTGTTCGCTGGGAGGGCGAGGGTGGACGTCGGGCTGATCGGGCGTGCGGCCGGGATGTTCGCCGTCACCAACCTCGACGACCTCGTGCTCCTCGCCGTCTTCTTCGGGCAAGCTGCCGGGCGCCGGGGCCAGGTGAAGGTCGTCGCCGGGCAGTTCCTCGGCTTCGCCGCGATCCTCGCCGTCTCCG is a window from the Amycolatopsis sp. cg9 genome containing:
- a CDS encoding helix-turn-helix domain-containing protein, with the translated sequence MNEWDGSENDLVEQAVRALRSLLGDDWQVAETTAPGAGSQRSFFDARLTITPPDRDRLTEVLVSAHRSMTPRSAQRDVGLIQEILGQTSSPPNLLVVAPWLSPRTQDELRARGAGYLDLTGNVDWSVSVPSIRIFTRGAAKAPRQSAAGVKTVTLAGPRAGRIVRFLTDFEPPYRATEIAEETGASLPWVSRLLGQLEDQLLIGRDGRTIVRTDWEGLLRARAETYSLLRHNPFVGMVSPTGPEAVLRALRELGPRTSGIAVTGPFAARAIAPSTTGGQLMFYVDAGPHAPDAWAGKLGLLRAEGDADVLFLRAHDDIVFSRARLVDGVPHVAPTQLVIDGLGGPGRMPAEAEAVLKSLAADTGSWRLPWHKGSLA
- a CDS encoding helix-turn-helix domain-containing protein, encoding MEKVADIASDIGEYIRQQRNTAKISLRQLSKLAGVSNPYLSQIERGVRKPSAEILQQIAKGLRISAEALYVQAGILDLPTGGPVGDAIRADAELTERQKQVLLDVYESFRRENAAARPAAEPSPTADTPDTAPAADTKESA
- a CDS encoding YbaK/EbsC family protein, with the translated sequence MTWTIAGSLTVVPAPTRTDLLAEPVAKALAALADPDAVGVAEIDPSLADTAAFCEAYGSPLEASANCVVVAGKRAGEVRFAAALVLATTRADVNGVIKRRLDVRKASFAPMDEAVDLTGMEYGGITPVGLPAEWPVLLDKRVADAPELVIGSGIRGSKLLISGAALAALPGAEVIEDLAR
- a CDS encoding aromatic amino acid lyase, producing MIVTDSGFADGERLVLDKPLVEELRRRRDEVLTALDGDVPVYGVNTGMGRLAGVALDARQQAEHQRNLLIGRAVGGPPWLPPADVRALLVVRLRDFLQPWSGVSAELVQFLVDRLNDGFTPAVPRSGLGSSGEIIPLAHAFQTFLGIGTVLEDGAEVPAAAALASRGAAPYVLGPKEGASLLQGSPLAVVHAQRGWTDARQLIRLQTLTEAMAIDVLGAPREVFSPVMAGGDDHLRSVLVSLGGLAGPGPVRAGVVQAPLSVRVAPRALAHASRVNADLESALLRWRTMPGDSPSFVDGAFLPGTGYHAVDLGLRMDAVTAALVHLGEVSVQRQHRLLDERFSGLPAQLTRDPGPQAGLVPLHKRAAGELHGLRRLASPATLGSVDTSAGQEDVQAFAWAAGEQLRSAAAHLYAITACELVTASQARWLATDGVPGLAEAYEWVRSVVPVVEEDRALGPEVRRLIEELPDALG
- a CDS encoding methyltransferase domain-containing protein, which translates into the protein MTRSARLRRRLVEHLLDEDVLHAPEWIAAFRAVPRHVFLPRFFAPAGGLWAAVDHTDPGWLEAAYSRDVLVTQLDDDPDRWARARRDGPVAGTPTSSSSMPSIMAIMLEELRVRDGDRVLEIGTGTGYNAALLSHRCGAGQVSTVDIDPVIVAAAREHLAAAGYHPACAVGDGALGFPAGTLFDRVLCTASVSSIPLPWLAQTKPGGLVVTTLNRPLGAGLIRLVAGEDGSGQGRVLARDGRFMPLRAHRLPHADPLPMPAREDWEQTRLPMSAVLQPRRQFEFFAGLALPGVRAVRDGGDEETPGVALVHPDGSWVRHRKRAGADEVAQGGPRALWELAEAAYVDWCELDKPDRDRFGVTVTGARQEFWLDEPGGRTWPLG
- a CDS encoding ornithine cyclodeaminase family protein, with the protein product MTSVWLRYLTGADIDSLGITDADIVGAVEAVLADHGRGQVVFEPRTHLVPDNGGKGHFNILRGHLSSKQVSGVKVVGDFVGNFERGLPSEMALILLLDPDTGMPRAIVDGTMITEARTGAMTAVGAKYLARPGSRVLGHIGARGTAWWNVVLLDSLFDFAEIRVTSKRPESREDFGRRLSERLGKDVRVCATAEETLDGADIQVEASRLVEPEALVRREFLRPGTFLVPYGTISALELTLLDDIDKVVVDDWRESRSGNPRFGALRPQLNAGLLTADGVHAEIGDVVAGKKPGREHDAERILFWHRGLSTTDVAVADMILTRAEASGVGTMLPYR
- a CDS encoding DUF2516 family protein, with amino-acid sequence MLVAIWILQVVHWGSALVGLFAFVHALLQRADAYSAADRKTKPIWMLITGAATLAMALFDVMGPGMIFWVPAMAAVLVYIVDVRPKLIEVQRGGSSW